From Varibaculum massiliense, a single genomic window includes:
- the recA gene encoding recombinase RecA, with amino-acid sequence MAKKTAKRQVNAGGNREQALDMALAAIDKQFGKGSVMRLGENTHRQVEVISTGSVALDIALGVGGLPRGRIVEIYGPESSGKTTVALHAVAAAQKAGGNAAFIDAEHALDPEYAKKLGVNTDELLVAQPDTGEQALEIADMLVRSGGIDILVIDSVAALVPKAEIDGEMGDSHVGLQARLMSQALRKMTGALSATGTTAIFINQLREKIGVFFGSPETTTGGKALKFYASVRIDVRRIETLKDSSGPIGSRTRAKVVKNKMAPPFKTAEFDLMYGEGISREASIIDLATDLGIVRKSGAWYTYEGDQLGQGKENVRQYLKDNAELANEIEEKILKAVGIIPEEDSEDAGDAADDSAN; translated from the coding sequence ATGGCGAAGAAGACCGCAAAACGGCAGGTAAATGCAGGTGGAAATCGTGAGCAAGCTCTAGATATGGCCTTAGCTGCGATTGATAAACAGTTCGGAAAAGGCTCAGTGATGCGCCTAGGGGAGAACACCCATCGCCAGGTAGAGGTCATCTCTACTGGTTCTGTGGCTTTAGATATCGCCCTGGGAGTTGGCGGCTTGCCGCGCGGGCGTATCGTAGAGATTTATGGTCCGGAATCCTCTGGTAAAACTACGGTGGCTTTGCACGCGGTAGCAGCCGCGCAAAAAGCCGGCGGGAATGCCGCTTTTATTGACGCCGAGCACGCCCTCGACCCCGAATATGCCAAGAAGCTGGGGGTGAACACGGACGAGCTGCTAGTTGCCCAGCCCGACACCGGGGAACAGGCACTAGAAATCGCCGATATGCTGGTGCGTTCTGGGGGTATCGATATTTTAGTTATCGACTCGGTAGCCGCCCTGGTTCCCAAAGCGGAAATCGATGGGGAAATGGGAGACTCCCATGTAGGCTTGCAGGCTCGGCTAATGAGCCAGGCGCTACGGAAAATGACCGGGGCGCTCTCGGCCACCGGCACCACCGCGATTTTCATTAACCAGTTGCGGGAAAAGATCGGGGTTTTCTTTGGCTCTCCCGAAACCACTACCGGTGGTAAGGCACTGAAGTTCTATGCCTCAGTCCGGATCGATGTGCGCCGCATCGAAACTTTGAAAGATTCCTCGGGGCCGATTGGTTCGCGTACCCGGGCAAAAGTGGTAAAAAACAAGATGGCGCCACCTTTCAAGACCGCCGAGTTCGACCTGATGTACGGGGAGGGGATTTCCCGCGAAGCCTCCATAATTGATTTGGCAACTGATCTGGGAATCGTGCGCAAATCGGGAGCCTGGTACACCTACGAGGGCGACCAACTGGGGCAAGGAAAAGAAAACGTGCGGCAATATCTGAAAGACAATGCCGAGCTTGCAAATGAAATCGAAGAAAAGATTCTAAAAGCGGTGGGGATTATCCCTGAGGAAGATTCCGAGGACGCCGGGGACGCGGCTGACGATAGCGCGAACTAA
- a CDS encoding regulatory protein RecX, translating into MVKYLDPENDFGAPRRRKQNPDLAARRQKNAQLPREEALEAARESALRVLDRTAASSGQIRQKLTKAGFLPEIAEEIVNRFCEVGLLDDQAYAAMLVRTRFQERGLVGRALVQELNRKGIAPHLQPEALAQITPEQEADSAQMLAEKKARSLGNVTYPQAMRRLGAFLARKGYSPSQCRQATNAALADREFENK; encoded by the coding sequence ATGGTTAAATATCTCGACCCCGAAAATGATTTTGGAGCCCCTCGCCGCCGGAAACAAAACCCGGATCTGGCGGCGAGGCGGCAAAAAAATGCCCAGCTACCCCGCGAAGAAGCCCTAGAAGCAGCACGGGAATCCGCGCTGCGGGTGCTAGATCGCACCGCTGCCTCAAGCGGGCAGATTCGTCAAAAACTCACTAAAGCGGGTTTCTTGCCGGAGATCGCCGAAGAAATCGTCAACCGGTTTTGTGAAGTGGGGTTGCTAGATGACCAGGCCTATGCGGCGATGTTAGTGCGTACCCGTTTTCAGGAGCGAGGGCTAGTGGGCAGGGCGCTAGTTCAAGAGCTGAACCGGAAAGGGATAGCCCCCCATCTGCAGCCAGAAGCATTAGCACAGATTACCCCCGAGCAAGAGGCAGACAGTGCCCAAATGTTGGCGGAAAAGAAAGCTCGCTCGCTGGGAAATGTTACCTATCCGCAGGCGATGCGGCGCCTTGGTGCTTTCTTGGCGCGTAAAGGTTATTCGCCTAGCCAGTGTCGCCAGGCCACCAACGCGGCACTGGCGGATAGAGAGTTTGAAAACAAGTAA
- a CDS encoding CinA family protein, translated as MNQELDALARRLQEILRENRYSIACAESLTAGLVCATLCDIAGASEVVAGGVTTYQTRTKSEVLGVSRSRLQETGAVDPVVAEQMAQGAAKLFSADVALATTGVAGPGSQDGHRAGTVFISVTTPAGGATTELSLSGDRNQIRLQTVAAVLELAIGALS; from the coding sequence ATGAATCAAGAACTAGATGCGCTGGCGCGCCGCCTGCAAGAAATCCTCCGTGAAAACCGTTACAGCATTGCCTGTGCGGAATCCTTAACCGCCGGGCTGGTATGCGCTACTCTCTGCGATATTGCGGGTGCCTCCGAGGTGGTAGCCGGGGGAGTCACCACTTATCAAACTCGCACTAAGAGTGAAGTCTTGGGAGTTTCGCGGTCTCGCCTACAAGAGACCGGAGCGGTAGATCCGGTGGTAGCTGAGCAAATGGCGCAAGGGGCAGCGAAATTGTTTTCCGCTGACGTCGCCCTCGCCACTACTGGGGTAGCTGGTCCGGGCAGCCAAGATGGACATAGAGCTGGTACCGTGTTTATCTCGGTTACTACTCCTGCCGGAGGCGCCACCACGGAACTTTCCTTATCTGGGGATCGCAACCAGATTCGTTTGCAAACGGTTGCTGCCGTCTTAGAGCTGGCTATCGGGGCTTTAAGTTAA
- the prfB gene encoding peptide chain release factor 2 — MAYDYEEQLGKAQTTLEKIRAVTDPEKLGAQIKELEKASVDPNLWDDPERAQQVTSQLSHLKSRLDQVKRLEQSVEDALTLQAMAGEELGSDREEILGELRTLLEKLNKELADLEVQTLLSGEYDERRAVVTIRSGVGGVDAADFAEMLLRMYLRWAERHGYPTQVMDTSYAEEAGIKSATFQVDAPYAYGTLSVEAGTHRLVRQSPFDNQSRRQTSFAAVEVIPLIESDDHIEIPESDLRIDVFRSSGPGGQSVNTTDSAVRMTHIPTGIVVSMQNEKSQIQNRAAALRVLQSRLLQLRHEEEQAKKKELAGEVKASWGDQMRSYVLHPYKMVKDLRTLEESSQVDAVLDGDIDAFLDAGIRWRKAQEESEN, encoded by the coding sequence GTGGCATACGATTACGAAGAGCAACTTGGCAAGGCGCAAACTACCTTAGAGAAGATTCGGGCGGTCACCGATCCCGAAAAGTTAGGCGCTCAAATAAAAGAGCTGGAAAAAGCCAGTGTTGACCCTAACCTGTGGGATGACCCTGAGCGTGCTCAACAAGTAACTTCCCAGCTCTCGCACCTAAAATCCCGACTAGACCAGGTAAAACGGCTAGAGCAAAGCGTCGAGGACGCCCTAACTCTGCAAGCGATGGCGGGGGAAGAACTGGGCAGTGACCGGGAAGAAATTTTGGGAGAGCTGCGCACCCTACTAGAAAAATTGAACAAAGAACTTGCTGACCTAGAGGTACAAACTCTGCTTTCCGGAGAATATGATGAGCGCCGGGCAGTAGTTACTATTCGGTCTGGAGTGGGGGGAGTAGACGCCGCCGATTTTGCGGAAATGCTGCTGCGAATGTACTTGCGTTGGGCAGAACGACACGGCTACCCCACCCAGGTAATGGATACCTCTTATGCAGAAGAAGCAGGCATAAAATCTGCCACTTTCCAGGTAGACGCGCCTTATGCTTATGGGACTTTATCGGTAGAGGCCGGAACCCACCGCTTGGTGCGACAAAGTCCTTTCGATAACCAATCCCGGCGGCAAACCTCTTTTGCGGCGGTAGAAGTGATTCCTCTGATTGAATCCGATGACCATATTGAGATTCCCGAATCGGATTTGCGAATCGATGTTTTCCGCTCTTCCGGTCCGGGTGGGCAATCGGTAAATACTACCGATTCGGCGGTGCGGATGACCCATATCCCCACCGGCATCGTGGTTAGTATGCAAAACGAGAAGTCCCAGATTCAAAACCGGGCGGCAGCGCTTCGGGTGTTGCAGTCACGGCTATTGCAACTGCGTCACGAGGAAGAACAAGCCAAGAAAAAGGAGCTCGCCGGGGAAGTAAAAGCCTCTTGGGGGGATCAAATGCGCTCCTACGTGCTGCACCCCTACAAAATGGTGAAAGACCTGCGTACTCTGGAAGAATCATCCCAGGTAGATGCGGTACTCGATGGAGATATTGACGCTTTCTTAGATGCGGGGATTCGCTGGCGCAAAGCCCAGGAAGAAAGTGAGAACTAG